Proteins encoded within one genomic window of Citrobacter amalonaticus Y19:
- a CDS encoding fimbrial protein, producing MKKIALISAMLSLSALQAANAADGVINFTGTITGTACVVDPSAIAQPVDLGTVSTAAFSGGNGATAAAKRFNIVLKSCPASVSSASIRFDGTTNTANPSILALTTGQTATNVGVAIYEQDSATLIPVGSSSASVALLEDVDNTLTYFAKYMATGTVGAGTANASTSFTVTYQ from the coding sequence ATGAAAAAAATAGCACTGATATCTGCGATGTTATCGCTGTCTGCTCTGCAAGCCGCTAATGCAGCCGATGGCGTCATTAACTTTACCGGAACGATTACAGGAACGGCATGTGTGGTTGACCCTTCTGCGATTGCGCAGCCTGTTGATCTGGGAACCGTCTCAACGGCGGCATTTTCTGGCGGGAATGGCGCAACAGCGGCAGCCAAGCGCTTTAATATTGTGCTGAAATCCTGTCCGGCGAGTGTGAGCAGCGCCAGTATTCGGTTTGACGGTACCACTAACACGGCTAATCCTTCGATTCTGGCGTTGACCACGGGTCAAACGGCAACGAATGTCGGCGTCGCTATTTATGAGCAGGACAGCGCCACATTGATCCCGGTTGGCTCGTCTTCGGCTAGCGTGGCGTTGTTGGAAGACGTCGATAATACGTTGACCTATTTCGCAAAATATATGGCCACAGGGACTGTCGGCGCGGGGACCGCAAACGCGTCAACCTCCTTCACGGTGACTTATCAGTAA
- a CDS encoding helix-turn-helix transcriptional regulator, which translates to MKLSDSVFSDDYFFIVGISALLTPELIDENYTIVDINESNFQWGTEYLSPDRKIIAFITNDLDYYALCHLRDITFIDKRRRINEILSCLFVNESRYAYRVKYTLSFRESEVLACMQKGMDANEIGELLGMSMKTFYAHRRSLIFKLQLGNRVSLYRNIARVRMCKPSVHESDFT; encoded by the coding sequence ATGAAATTATCAGACTCTGTTTTTTCTGATGATTATTTTTTTATTGTCGGCATAAGTGCGTTGTTAACGCCGGAGTTGATTGATGAAAATTACACTATAGTCGATATTAATGAGTCCAATTTTCAATGGGGCACTGAGTATTTGTCTCCTGACAGGAAAATCATTGCATTTATCACCAATGATCTCGACTACTATGCGTTATGCCATTTGAGAGATATCACTTTCATTGATAAGAGACGGCGGATAAACGAAATCCTCTCGTGCCTGTTTGTTAATGAATCTCGGTATGCTTATCGGGTGAAATACACGCTTTCATTCCGGGAAAGTGAAGTTCTTGCTTGTATGCAAAAAGGAATGGATGCGAATGAGATTGGTGAGCTATTGGGCATGTCGATGAAGACATTTTATGCACACCGTCGCAGCTTAATATTTAAACTGCAACTCGGTAATCGAGTCTCTCTGTATCGAAATATCGCGCGAGTAAGAATGTGCAAACCGTCTGTTCATGAGTCTGACTTTACATAA